The Deltaproteobacteria bacterium genome includes the window ACTCGGCGTCAAGCGCCTCGCCGGGGACGACCGTCACCGGCACGTGGTGGCGTCCCACCACCGGACCAAGCTGGACGATCACGTTGGCGGCCGTCTCGTCGCGGCCAGTTTCAGCCACGATGCCGGTGGCCCCGAGCCGCCCGTAAAGCCATGCCCGCCGGGCCACGCCTTCCAGGTCCCGGATCCGGCGGCTCCGGGCGTTCTCCATCAGCAGGCGGCCCTCGCCGCCCGTCACCCGCTGGAACTCGGCCGCGAAGGCGCGGCGGAACTTCTCGCTCGTGAAGAAGGCGACGATCATCGGCCGACGGCCGGCCGACTCGCGCAGGAGGTGCGCGACCGCCATCCGTGCCCGGCCCTCCGCGTCCCCGTGACCGATCACGGTGAGGCGTGCGGGTGCCGGGACGATGGCTTCATCCACTTTTCTGGCTGCCTTTGCGGCGGTAGTGCTGATGCTCATGGCGTGGTGCCTTTCCTGCTTAGGTTCTGGACAGCGCCCCCGTGCCGTCCATGCCTATACCGTAAGTGATACATATGACAGGATATGACACTCATATTTTACATAGTTATATCATATAGTTAATATATGTTTTTAATATATTTATTATACACGTAAGTAGGTGCCGTGGCAGTTTTCCCACTTTCCCTGGAACCAGAAGACGGGTTAAGGAACCACCCATGACCAGCGCAGGCAAGACGGTTCTCGTGACGGCTGGGAACGGCAACCAGGCGCGTTCGGTCATTCCGCGGCTGGCGAAGGCGGGCTTCCGGGTGAGAGCCATGCGCCGCGTCGACCGTCCGCCGCCGGGGCCCAAGGAGCTGGGAGCGGAGGAAGTCGTCGTCGGCGACGCCTGCAGTGCCGAGGATGCCTTCAGGGCCATGCAGGGTGTCCATGCCGTCTATCATGTGGGCCCCTCGTTCCATCCAAAGGAGCGGGAGATGGGCTTCAACATGATCGGGCAGGCGGCGCGGGCCGGCGTCCGGCACTTCATCTTCAGCTCGGTGCTGCATCCGATTCTCACCGGGCTGCCGCAGCACGAGATCAAGCGCGACATCGAGGAAAAACTGGTCGAGTCGGGCATGAACTTCACGATCCTCCAGCCGGCCGACTACATGCAGATGGTCGCCTGGGGCGTCATCCCCCACCAGTCGATGTTTCTCCTGGGCTGGAATCTCGACAGGCGCCAGGCCCTCGTCGATCTCGACGACGTGGCCGACGTGCTGGTGAAGGTCATCACCGAAGGCGAGACGCACTACGGGGCGACCTACGAGCTGTGCAGCGGCGAGAACCTTTCGGCCCACGACATCGCCCGGTCCCTGTCGGAGGCGTTCGCCCGCCCGTTCAAGGCGATGCAGTTCCAGCACAACTACAGCCAGCCCATGCCGTTCATCCTGGGGGACTACGACCGGGAGCACAGCCTTCACCAGATGTCGGTTTTCAAGGTCGTGAACGAGTGGTACGACCGCCACGACTTCATCGGAAACAGCCAGGTGCTGCGCCTCCTGCTCGGCCGCAGCCCTTCCACCTTCGCCGCTTTCGCCCGCCGCCGCTACAACCTGAGTGCCTGAAGGTCCGGGTTCACGACGGCTCAAAGCCACGGGGAGCAGGCCCGGTTGCATTCGTCCCAGAACCGGCGGCGCTTTTCCTCCTGGAGCACCGGGTCGTTGGCTGGCAGCGCCATCTTCCCCCGGACGTTATGGATGTAGTCGCCGCCCCGGATCCCGCCGCCGGTCAGCGCATGAACGATGCTCTGGGCGCTTTTCGCGGGCGTGATGAGAAAGAGCCGCTTCAGGATTTCTCCTCCGTTCACAAGTCCGCTGGCGACGACGCCGGGGTGGACTGCCACGCAACTGACCGCAAGGCGCCGCGCCGCGACGTGTTCCTGCATCGAGAGGGCATTCCACGACACTCCCAGCTTGGAGCGCGCATAGGCAAGGGTGGCAAGCCGGTCCTTGTACCGGAAATCCAGCGTGCAGTCCCCGGCGAGCACGTAGATGTCGCCGGTCACATGAACGATCCGGCCCGCGCCGGACTTCGCAAGATCGTCAAGCAGAAGATTCGCCAGCAGGTGATGGCCGAGCACATTGGTGGCGACGTGCAGCTCATGCCCCTGAGGGCTTGTGCCCCAGCGCCGCCCGGCGATCCCGGCATTGAGGACAAGGCCGTCCAGCGCCCCGCCGCCAAGGGCGTCCTTCACCCGGCCCGCGAGCCGGACCATCCCCTCAAGGTCGGCCGTATCGGATCCGTCGAGTACCGTGATCCGGGCGCCGGGATGCTCCGCGAGTATCTCCGCACGGAGTTTTTCACCCTGCGCCCCGTCCCGGCAGGCAAGGATTACCTGCGCGTTCCACAGGGCGAGTGTCCGCACCACCTCGGCGCCGATCCCCCGTGCGCCGCCGGTCACGAGGATCGTGCGCCCCGAAAGGTCGCGCCGCTCCGCGCCGATGCTGCGCCACTGGAGAAAGGCCCCCGCAAGCCGCAGGAGCTTCTGGAAAAGTGTGAACGGCTTGGGACCGGGCGGCATGGCCTATCCATGCGCGATGTCACGGCGAAGGGTCAATGGGGGGGGGAAACTGGTCGGGCTGGAGGGACTCGAACCCTCGACCTCTTGCTCCCGAAACAAGCGCGCTACCAACTGCGCTACAGCCCGAAAGAAACTTTCCGGATGGACCCTGCCGCGCTGCGGCCGGGCCGGGCGGCCGTCAGCCGGCCCCTTTGAGGCGGCGGATCGTAGACGAATAATCCGGACTTTCAAATACCGCCGAACCGGCCACGACGATGTCCACCGCGTCGCCGCAAACCTGCTCCACATTGTCCGCCTTGATGCCGCCGTCCACCTCCAGTTCGACGGCCGGGTTGTGCCGGTCAATGAGTTCCCGGCACCTGCGTATCTTCTCCGCCACGGAGGGGATGAAGCTCTGGCCGCCAAAGCCGGGATTGACTGACATGAGGAGCACCATGCCGATCTCGCTCCACAGGTGCTCCAGGGCGGCGAGCGGCGTCGCCGGGTTCAGCACCACCGCCGGCATGGCGCCGTGGCTGCGGATGAGCTGGAGCGTGCGGTGGAGGTGCGGCGTGTTCTCCACGTGGACGCTGATCCGGTTGGCTCCGGCCTTTGCGAACTCGGGGATGTAGACGTCGGGATTCTCGATCATGAGGTGCGCGTCGAGCGGCAGCTTCGTTACCTTGCGGACGGCGGCGAGAACGAGCGGGCCTACGGTGATGTTCGGGACGAAGTGGCCATCCATGACATCGAAGTGGATAAGGTCGGCTCCGCCCGCCTCGACGGCGCGCACCTCCTCGCCGAGCCGCGTGAAGTCGGCCGACAGGAGGCTGGGAGCTATTTTCCGCTGGCGGCGGGCCATCCTTGGAAGGAACCTCTTTCCCTGCCCCGGCTTTAATTGGCGGCAGACTTCCGTTCAAGCGGGGCTGTGCTAACTATCCACGCGGATGAAGGATTTTCTCGCCCGGAACTGGTTTTTCCTGCTGATGGCGGCGCTGGCGGGCCTTGCCGTCACAAACAACGTCTGGCCGCCGCCAGAGCCGGAACGCATTCAGCCTGTCTGGCCGCCCGCCGCCCCGAGGGCGGCCTCCGGCCCCTGCACCCAGTGGCGGTCGGTACTGGAAACCGAACCCGCCGCCGCGGATGCGCCCGAAGTCCTGGCGCTCATGGCGCAGTTCCGCGAGGCTGCAATCATCGGCGAATCGGACCCCGCTCCCGCGGGGACCGGCGGCCAGTTCCGCGAGATCTCCCGGGAGGCCCGCGGCATCGGCGTCCGGATCGGCCGGCTCGCTGGCAGCGACGCCATGAAGCCGGTCATGGAGGTCACGCTGGTTGACCTTTGCCGGCTGGTTCTTCTGGACCATGGATCGGTACGGATAGAACCGGATGTTTCGCCCAAGGCGGCGGCCGCGTCCATCCGCGCCTCGCTGGACCGCCTCTCGCCGCCGGGGATGCGCTCCCCGATCGCCGGGATCAGCGGTTTCCTCCCGCTGGACGGAGCCCCGCCGGAACTGGCCCTGAAACTCCGCGAAACAGTCCGCGACTTCGCCTCCAGTGACGACGAACTGCTGCTGCGCGAGACGGATTACGAAAGCCTCCGGCTCCCCGAGGCCCGGCTGGAGGAGAACGCCGCCGAGCCGCCCGTGGCGGACCTTCTGGTGACAATCAGGGCCGGACGGAACGGCCCGCTCCATGTGGCGCACCTCGAACGGGAGTATCCCTCGCCCGGACGGGAGACGATCGAGGGGGGTTCGGTCGCCGAACTTGCCGAAAATATCCTGAACCGCATGAAGCGGATCGCCTACGCCCGCTAGCGCGGCGACGCCGGGCCGGTTTCAATCCGGTAGCCCGGATAGGCCGTCCACTCGGCGAAACCGCCGGGGAAGTGCTGGACGTTCCGGTAACCTGCTGACCTCAACGCAAGCCAGACGGCAGCCGAGCGAAGCCCCCAGGAGTCATAGACGACCACCGGCGTGTCCGGGAAAATCCCCCGTTCCACTGCGATCGACTGGATCTTCTCCCTTGAAAGCCACTGGCCGGAAGGCCACCGCATGCGGGGATAGACCAGCGTCCATTCGAGATGTTTAGCGCCACCGATCCGGCCCCTCACAGGGAGTGGAGACGAAGTCTGTCTCCCTTCAAACTCGCCCAAGGTCCGGGTGTCCAGAACCAGCCGTACCGTTCCGGTGGCAATGATCTGGTCCACATCCGGGGCCGTCAGGGTCTGGCGGGTATAAAAGTCCGGCGGATACTCCAGCACGTCCGCAGGCGGCGGCGTTCTCCATGACCGCGTGAACGGGCGCCCGTCGAATTTCCAGGCGGGAACCCCGCCGTCCATCAGGGCTACGTTCGGATAACCCCATTGCCGGAGCGCATAAACGACATAGGCCGCCTCACCCCAATCCCGCTCGGGGCTTCCGACGACGATGACCCTGACTGACGGGACCGTGAGCCGTGCACGTGAAACCGCCAGTTCTTTCCGTTTGTGGTCGTGCGCGACGCGCCCGTCCGGATTCAGGAAGGGTTCGGCGTCCTCGCCCCACCCCGCAAAATCGGTCCACCGCATCCTCACCGATCCGTCGATATGGCCATCCAGGTAGTAGTCATAGGACTGGCGGACATCGATGATCCGCACGTTTCCATCCCCCATCCAGGTATGCACCTCATGCGTGGAAGCAACGTAGGGGAAATCCGTGTCCGGTGCATCGCCGGCGTACACCCCGCCGGGCGGCGAACTGTCTATCCGTGGGGGAGCTTCTTCCGGTGCCAGTCCCGGGCCGATCATCTGGGCGCCGGCCGGCAGCGCCACGAGCCAGACGGCAAGCACGGTCCAGCAATACCGGATAAGGGACTGACGAAAGCTTCGGAACATTCCGGCCGGGATTCTAGCCCGCCCTCGACGGCTCGGGCCACCCCAGCTCACGCCGGACAAAGGCGAGTATCTCCTGGGCGAGTTTCTCCTTGTGGTCGGTCAGGCGGTGGTCGCCGCCGGGAATCTCGACCAGCTTCACCCGCCCGCCAGAGGCGGCAGCCACCCGGCGGGAATCGTCCACCGGCACCTGCTCGTCCCTCGTTCCGTGCAGGATGAGGGCGGGCACCCTCAGCCGGGAAGCCAGGGAGTCGTGCCCGTAGCCCTGCCAGTCGGCGGCGAGATCCCACGTAAAATCGAGCTTGAGCCACGGGCTCTCGATCCGCAGGCTGTTGGTGTCGCGCCACTCGCGCACGCGGCGCTCACCGACACCCGCCATGATGTTGTCAACGAACCGGAAGGCCGGGGCGATCAGTGCCAGACCAGCGATTCCCTCTGGCTCCTCGACGGACGTCCAGGCCGACGTGAGCCCGCCGAGCGAGGAGCCGATCAGCACCACCCGGCCGGTCCACTCTTCTTTCCGGCGGATGTAGCCGAGAAAGCCCGCCAGATCGTCAATCTGCCGGGTCAGTGTCAGCGTGCGTATTTCCCCTTCGGAACCCCCGTGACCGGTCGTGTCGAGCGCCGCATAGCCAAAGCCCCGCTGGCCGAAAAATTCGGCGAAGTAGCGGGCCTTGTCGCCGCGGCGGTCCGAACCCAGCCCGTGCACAAAGACAAAGCCGAAATCATGCGCCGGCCCGCTGATGTCGTATTCGAGCAGCCGGCCGCTTACCTGCAGGGAACCGGACTTCATTGGCCTTCCTCCACTGGCTGCGGCCGGAGTCCGGGCCAGAACTCGCTGACGAATGTCTCGGCCACGATCCGGTTTCCGGCGGCCGTCCAGTGCCCATCCCTTGGGAAATATACCCAGGTGTCTCCGGCCTCGCGGCGGATCAGGTGTTCCAGAAGGCCAAGCACCGGCACGTTTTCCACGGCTCCCCAGGATTTCAGCCCGCGGTCCAGCGCCCAGAGGTCGAACTCGTCCGGGTTCAGCCTCATGAGTTCGACCGTCCGCCCCCAGTCATCCTTCACGTAACGGCCACTGGTCTGCATCTCCCACTTGTGGGGAACGACCACGACCGCGAACTGCGCCCCCGTGGCGCGGACTTCGGCAGCATAAAGGGACAGGATGGCCTTGAGAAGCCGGAGCGCGGAGTCCAGCACCTCGGGGCGTTCCTTCCGGTACAGCATCAGCACGTCATCGTAACGGCCCCGCGCTTCACCGGAAGCGCGGAGACTCCGCAACCGGCCCTTGAAGAACGCGTACAGGTGAGAGCGGTTTCTGAGGAAACGGTCAACCGGAAGCAGTCTGGGCACCGTACGACTGCTCTCCCGTGCCGGAACAAGGTCCAGGCCACCATCCCCGTTCAGCACAAACCGGGGCTTGGGGAAATACCGGAACTCCTGGAGGATATCGATCAGGTCATTGGGATAGACCACTTCGACCACGAGCCGGGCCTTCAGTGCCTCTCCATGCCGCCGCCAGTGAAGCAGATGCTGATCGGTACCGGTCCCCGGCACGCCCAGGTTCAGCCAGATGTGGTCACCAAGGCTATTCGCCACCAGATCGAAGGCCCGCCCGGACTCTTCCACGCCGTGCCCCCACACAAACGAATCCCCGGTGACAACCACCACCGGCTTGCCGGTATCCAGAAGCGGCCCGAACTCCGGGGCCCGGTAACCATCCGAATTGGTTTGGACTGTGACCGAGAACTCCGGCGCAGAGTTGATGAACCTGACATTGGGCCGTAGGACCAGTCCCCGGTCCGGATCACCGGCGTATGGACTCTCCAGGCCGGCTGGCTCGATCATGCGGATGCTGGTGTCCACGGACAGTGCCGCGTCCTGGGGAGCGGCGATCCGGAAAAATCCCTCCAGCACGAGCAGCAGGAGAAGCGTGCTTCCCAGCATGGCGGCCAGACCAAAAAGGACCCGCCGCCGCACGGGATGCTTCGCCGCATTGGCGTCCGCCAGCGCAGTTCCGCGGGCCATTTCAGAAGATGGTGTAGATAAACGGTGCGACGGCAGTGCCCTGCGTCATCACCAGCAGGAACCCGATGGCCAGCAGCACGATCACGATGGGCGCCATCCAGTAGAGCTTGCGCTCCATCAGGAAGTCCTTGAACTCCGCCAGGGTACCGGCCCTCTCCTTCGCATCCCGCACGAAGCCGCCGCCCTCGCCCGCCTTCGCGAACGGGCTCTCTTCCTTGCCGGTTTCCGGTGTCTGGTTGCTGGAATCAGTCATGACGTCTGGATTACTCCGGTCCCGCCGGGGTGGCAAGGCTTCCTGCCGCACCGTTAATCGAGCTCAAAGGTTTCGAGCCAGTCCTTGCCCACCCGGTTCTTCTCCGGCTGCTCCCGCTTGTCGAGCAGATACGGCCCCACCACGAGATAGTCGATATTGGTGGCCATGAAGCACCGGTAGGCGTCCTCCGGCGAGTTGACGATCGGCTCGGATCGCACGTTGTAGCTGGTATTGATCAACAGAGGGCAGCCGGTACGGCGGTCGAACTCGGCCAGCACGTCATAAACAAGCGGATTCATCTCCCGCGAGACTGTCTGGATCCGGGCGGAACCGTCCACATGGGTCACCGCCGGTATCGTCCGCTTCTGGGGGTGGACCTGGCAGACGTGCAGCATGTACGGCGATTTGTGCCCCCGGAGATCGAACCACTCCTCGGCTTTCTCTTCCAGAACGATCGGTGCGAACGGCCGGAAACTCTCGCGGAACTTCACCTTGAGGTTCACCCGGTCCCGGTTATCGGGCCGGCGCGGGTCGGCGAGAATCGACCGGTTGCCGAGCGCCCTCGGACCGAACTCCATCTTCCCCTGCATCCAGCCGATGACGGCCTGTTCCTCGTCCAGCAGCCGGGCCGTTTCACGGACAAGTTCATCACGGCTCAGCTTGCGGTACGGGGCCTGCTTTTCATCGAAATGCTTCTGGATCTCCTCATCGGAGTATTCCGGTCCCGTATAAGGGTAGAAGGTCTCCGGTGTGCGGGGTTTGTTGAGCAGCGTGTACCAGCCAAACAGGGCCGCGCCGAGCGCCCCGCCCGCATCGCCAGCCGCAGGCTGGACATATATGCGGCGGAAGGGGCCTTCCCTGAGCAGCCGGCCGTTCGCCACGCAGTTGAGCGCGACGCCGCCGGCCATGCACAGGTCTTCCTTGCCGGTTTCACGATGCAGGTGCCGGGCCATCCGGAGAATGGCCTCCTCGGTTACCTTCTGGACGCTCATGGCCATGTCCTTGTGGAACTGCTCCAGGGGGTCTTCCTCACGCTGGCGGGGCGGGCGGCCGAACAGCCGGTCGAACTTCCCGTTCGTCATCCGCAGACCCTTGTGGTACGAAAAATAGTCCATGTTCATCTGGAAAGACCCGTCATCGCGGAGGTCGAGGAGGTTGTCCATGATGAGATCGACGTATTTGGGCTCACCGTATGGCGCGAGTCCCATCACCTTGTATTCGGCCGAATTCACCTTGAACCCCAGATAGTAGGTAAAGGCCGAATACAGGAGCCCCAGCGAGTGCGGGAAACGCACCTCCCGGATGATCCTGAACCGGTTTCCCTCGCCTTCACCGAAGGTGGTCGTGGCCCATTCGCCAACGCCGTCAGCGCACAGGATGGCTGCCTTCTCAAACGGGGAGGTCAAAAAGGCGCTCGCCGCGTGCGACTGGTGATGTTCCATGAACAGCAGTTCGCCGTTGTAGTCCAGTTCCTTGCGGATGAGACTCTTGATCCAGAGCTTCTTGGCTATCCAGACCGGCATCGCCTTTGCGAATGACGGTAGCGACCAGGGGAACGACCCGAGATAAGTCGTGAGGAGCCGCTCGAACTTCACGAACGGCTTGTCGTAGAAGATCACCGCGTCGAGGTCTTTGACGGAAACTCCGCCGGTACGGAGCACGTACTCGACGGCATTCTGCGGGAACTCCTCGTCGTGCTTCTTGCGGGTGAAGCGCTCCTCGCTCGCGGCCCCCACAACCCGGCCATCCTGCACCAGCGCGGCAGCCGAATCGTGATACCAGCAGGAGATTCCCAGAATATTCATGAAATGCCGTCTACTCCCTTAAATACCGTCCGGCTGCCCAGGCCGCATATCGCCGGCAACTGTGTAGCCTGAAAATCCAGGCAACGGGAACAGGTAACCCAGACTACGCAAACATACCGGTTTTATTGGCTTTTATCCGGCTCAATCCGCAACTTCACGTCTTTCGGAGCGTCCATTACCGGCGACAGCCGTTCTGCAACCAGTTCCGCAACCCTTCGGTTGCCATGAGGGCTCCAGTGGGCGTCCACGTCGAAATGCCAGCTTTCCCAGCCGGACGGATCGGACAGCGCCTCGTCGTGCAGGTCAAGATACCTTACTTCGAGTGAACCCAGCGTCTCCGCAAGGCTGCGCCGCTGCCAGTCCCTGAGCGTATTCGTAAAGACAACGTACGGGACCGCTCCATCGGAACGGACACGGCGAACCCATTCGGCCGTGATCGCGTTGAATCTCCTGATTCGCCGGACTGTTTCCGGATCTTCCGGAGACCGGTTTTCCGACAGTGCATCAATAAACACACGCATCCGTTCGGCAGGCGTTCCGGCCGATGTGCGCGGCATCCGGCCCCTGCCGCCAAAGTTGAATGCCAGTATCCGGGGGAGGGAACGGACCAGCTTGTAGAGCCGGACCTGTTTTTCCGCCGCCGAGTTGAACCTTTGCCACCATCCCGGCCGGGGAACCGGAAGCAGTTCCACGTTTTCGCCATCCCCGGGAGCAAGAACACGTGCCGTATCGGCATCTTCCCAGTCGTTCCCGCACACCGTATAAACGGCAATACGTGGCTGGAGTTCCCGCGCCCTGTAGACGTAACTCGTCAGCACATTGGCGATGGAATAGCTTACGACGCCGAAGTTGAGACTTTCGACCGGCCGCCCCAGTTCTCCGGCGAGCAGACCAGCGGTGATCACCGGCCAGCTCGCTTCATAGGGAACCTCGGCTGCCAGCGTGTAGCTGTC containing:
- a CDS encoding NmrA family NAD(P)-binding protein, which produces MTSAGKTVLVTAGNGNQARSVIPRLAKAGFRVRAMRRVDRPPPGPKELGAEEVVVGDACSAEDAFRAMQGVHAVYHVGPSFHPKEREMGFNMIGQAARAGVRHFIFSSVLHPILTGLPQHEIKRDIEEKLVESGMNFTILQPADYMQMVAWGVIPHQSMFLLGWNLDRRQALVDLDDVADVLVKVITEGETHYGATYELCSGENLSAHDIARSLSEAFARPFKAMQFQHNYSQPMPFILGDYDREHSLHQMSVFKVVNEWYDRHDFIGNSQVLRLLLGRSPSTFAAFARRRYNLSA
- a CDS encoding SDR family NAD(P)-dependent oxidoreductase; protein product: MPPGPKPFTLFQKLLRLAGAFLQWRSIGAERRDLSGRTILVTGGARGIGAEVVRTLALWNAQVILACRDGAQGEKLRAEILAEHPGARITVLDGSDTADLEGMVRLAGRVKDALGGGALDGLVLNAGIAGRRWGTSPQGHELHVATNVLGHHLLANLLLDDLAKSGAGRIVHVTGDIYVLAGDCTLDFRYKDRLATLAYARSKLGVSWNALSMQEHVAARRLAVSCVAVHPGVVASGLVNGGEILKRLFLITPAKSAQSIVHALTGGGIRGGDYIHNVRGKMALPANDPVLQEEKRRRFWDECNRACSPWL
- a CDS encoding ribulose-phosphate 3-epimerase encodes the protein MARRQRKIAPSLLSADFTRLGEEVRAVEAGGADLIHFDVMDGHFVPNITVGPLVLAAVRKVTKLPLDAHLMIENPDVYIPEFAKAGANRISVHVENTPHLHRTLQLIRSHGAMPAVVLNPATPLAALEHLWSEIGMVLLMSVNPGFGGQSFIPSVAEKIRRCRELIDRHNPAVELEVDGGIKADNVEQVCGDAVDIVVAGSAVFESPDYSSTIRRLKGAG
- a CDS encoding alpha/beta fold hydrolase; translation: MKSGSLQVSGRLLEYDISGPAHDFGFVFVHGLGSDRRGDKARYFAEFFGQRGFGYAALDTTGHGGSEGEIRTLTLTRQIDDLAGFLGYIRRKEEWTGRVVLIGSSLGGLTSAWTSVEEPEGIAGLALIAPAFRFVDNIMAGVGERRVREWRDTNSLRIESPWLKLDFTWDLAADWQGYGHDSLASRLRVPALILHGTRDEQVPVDDSRRVAAASGGRVKLVEIPGGDHRLTDHKEKLAQEILAFVRRELGWPEPSRAG
- a CDS encoding SGNH/GDSL hydrolase family protein; this translates as MARGTALADANAAKHPVRRRVLFGLAAMLGSTLLLLLVLEGFFRIAAPQDAALSVDTSIRMIEPAGLESPYAGDPDRGLVLRPNVRFINSAPEFSVTVQTNSDGYRAPEFGPLLDTGKPVVVVTGDSFVWGHGVEESGRAFDLVANSLGDHIWLNLGVPGTGTDQHLLHWRRHGEALKARLVVEVVYPNDLIDILQEFRYFPKPRFVLNGDGGLDLVPARESSRTVPRLLPVDRFLRNRSHLYAFFKGRLRSLRASGEARGRYDDVLMLYRKERPEVLDSALRLLKAILSLYAAEVRATGAQFAVVVVPHKWEMQTSGRYVKDDWGRTVELMRLNPDEFDLWALDRGLKSWGAVENVPVLGLLEHLIRREAGDTWVYFPRDGHWTAAGNRIVAETFVSEFWPGLRPQPVEEGQ
- a CDS encoding carbamoyltransferase; translated protein: MNILGISCWYHDSAAALVQDGRVVGAASEERFTRKKHDEEFPQNAVEYVLRTGGVSVKDLDAVIFYDKPFVKFERLLTTYLGSFPWSLPSFAKAMPVWIAKKLWIKSLIRKELDYNGELLFMEHHQSHAASAFLTSPFEKAAILCADGVGEWATTTFGEGEGNRFRIIREVRFPHSLGLLYSAFTYYLGFKVNSAEYKVMGLAPYGEPKYVDLIMDNLLDLRDDGSFQMNMDYFSYHKGLRMTNGKFDRLFGRPPRQREEDPLEQFHKDMAMSVQKVTEEAILRMARHLHRETGKEDLCMAGGVALNCVANGRLLREGPFRRIYVQPAAGDAGGALGAALFGWYTLLNKPRTPETFYPYTGPEYSDEEIQKHFDEKQAPYRKLSRDELVRETARLLDEEQAVIGWMQGKMEFGPRALGNRSILADPRRPDNRDRVNLKVKFRESFRPFAPIVLEEKAEEWFDLRGHKSPYMLHVCQVHPQKRTIPAVTHVDGSARIQTVSREMNPLVYDVLAEFDRRTGCPLLINTSYNVRSEPIVNSPEDAYRCFMATNIDYLVVGPYLLDKREQPEKNRVGKDWLETFELD
- a CDS encoding SGNH/GDSL hydrolase family protein — protein: MERRQRFRIYAAGLLGLFMLATFGLAEYAARQMPIRFHYLQFDPREGKVPEAGASYDYVGPGYRNRISFNSRHFRGPEPALSDDSVRIAFLGDSYTLAAEVPYEASWPVITAGLLAGELGRPVESLNFGVVSYSIANVLTSYVYRARELQPRIAVYTVCGNDWEDADTARVLAPGDGENVELLPVPRPGWWQRFNSAAEKQVRLYKLVRSLPRILAFNFGGRGRMPRTSAGTPAERMRVFIDALSENRSPEDPETVRRIRRFNAITAEWVRRVRSDGAVPYVVFTNTLRDWQRRSLAETLGSLEVRYLDLHDEALSDPSGWESWHFDVDAHWSPHGNRRVAELVAERLSPVMDAPKDVKLRIEPDKSQ